The proteins below are encoded in one region of Borrelia duttonii Ly:
- a CDS encoding methyl-accepting chemotaxis protein, with protein MKRNHFSSTLFYKFNIVIVIYTIIIAMTIFILLERGYRKIITTELQNFTKFVNNIMIKSFSRDTRNMLIAIDNFAKHHNQNINKQQNEHFKNIITSEQLSSFPSYIKILEYTDKNGKILYSNNERRLHTYINLQEMQKDNNIGNHHTLILNQDLTIINNKYYIPMIYKLPQKEQHDFYDTNDANIKLEQSERMDHNGYVVLYVDILEHIKQLRNNIFMLLERSLLEKDNHHKSSHYFNIYAMNNQGEIFGEKNEDTLKPIKLSINDLFENNTNITNPLLNAMTKRKSNYNISNNNNIISITRLTSSSWYLAIQMNHNNIFSNELNNIKLMSSSIIILFIIVFILIMIIIIKKLIISKIEKLNNIIPKVKEGDLTIKINSKGKDSISATINHFGYFIENLKNVINSLQGRVKLLKDNGDLLFNEINKAYDTITNSNRYIEKTQGEIEKQVEFISNTTNTIENLSKNIASLDNSIETQASSVEESSSAIEEMIGSIQSVTEITQKAAKSTEELKAFSDDGRKKQEEIIMQIKDIYKNSTRLQEANALISSIASQTNLLSMNAAIEASHAGEAGKGFAIVAEEIKDLAEQVTSQSESVAASINEIMDSINQTVKTSELTNKAFNQIFNSINLVVQVIEEINHTMQEQSIGSQEILKALNTMREITYEVKIGSNEMFRGNKEIINTVSGLGEINITVSNSMKGLKEEIKKLIEAIESIKTFGTTNSDHITKINTDTNQFKTK; from the coding sequence ATGAAAAGAAACCATTTTAGTTCTACTCTTTTTTATAAATTTAATATTGTTATTGTAATTTACACAATAATTATTGCTATGACGATTTTTATATTATTAGAACGTGGATACAGAAAAATCATAACAACAGAACTTCAAAATTTCACGAAATTTGTAAATAACATAATGATAAAAAGTTTCTCTAGAGATACAAGAAACATGTTAATAGCTATTGATAACTTTGCAAAACATCACAATCAAAATATAAATAAACAACAAAATGAACATTTCAAAAATATCATAACTAGTGAACAGTTAAGTTCATTTCCATCTTATATAAAGATATTAGAATACACAGATAAAAATGGTAAAATATTATATTCAAATAATGAGAGGAGGCTTCATACCTACATAAACCTGCAAGAAATGCAAAAAGACAACAACATAGGCAATCATCATACGCTTATACTAAACCAAGATTTAACAATAATAAATAACAAATACTATATACCAATGATTTACAAACTTCCTCAAAAAGAACAACACGATTTCTATGACACAAATGATGCAAACATAAAATTAGAACAAAGTGAACGAATGGATCATAATGGATATGTTGTTTTATATGTAGACATATTAGAACACATTAAACAACTTAGAAATAATATATTTATGCTATTAGAAAGGTCTTTACTGGAAAAAGACAATCATCACAAAAGTTCACACTACTTCAATATATATGCAATGAACAATCAAGGAGAAATTTTTGGCGAAAAAAACGAAGATACACTTAAGCCTATCAAATTATCCATAAATGACCTATTTGAAAACAATACAAATATAACAAACCCACTACTTAATGCAATGACTAAAAGAAAAAGCAATTACAATATTAGCAACAATAATAACATAATATCTATAACAAGACTTACATCTTCATCTTGGTATCTAGCAATACAAATGAATCATAACAATATATTTTCAAACGAACTTAATAACATCAAATTAATGTCATCATCAATAATAATTTTGTTTATAATAGTGTTTATATTAATTATGATAATTATAATTAAAAAATTAATCATATCAAAAATAGAAAAACTTAATAATATTATTCCAAAAGTTAAAGAAGGTGATTTAACTATTAAAATTAACTCAAAAGGAAAAGATTCAATAAGTGCAACCATAAATCATTTTGGATATTTCATTGAAAACTTAAAAAACGTAATAAATTCGCTACAAGGCAGGGTCAAGCTGTTAAAAGACAATGGTGATTTATTATTTAACGAAATAAATAAAGCTTATGATACAATAACAAATTCAAATAGATATATAGAAAAAACACAAGGAGAAATAGAAAAACAAGTTGAATTTATTTCAAACACAACAAATACAATTGAAAATCTATCTAAAAATATTGCATCACTTGATAATTCAATCGAAACCCAGGCTTCAAGCGTTGAAGAATCATCTTCGGCTATTGAAGAGATGATAGGAAGCATACAATCAGTTACAGAAATAACACAAAAAGCAGCAAAAAGCACAGAAGAGCTTAAAGCCTTCTCCGATGATGGAAGAAAAAAACAAGAAGAAATCATTATGCAAATCAAAGATATCTATAAAAATTCAACAAGACTACAAGAAGCTAATGCACTAATATCATCTATAGCCAGCCAAACAAACTTACTATCCATGAATGCTGCTATTGAAGCATCTCATGCTGGAGAGGCTGGTAAAGGTTTTGCAATTGTTGCAGAAGAGATAAAAGATCTTGCAGAACAGGTAACTTCACAATCAGAATCAGTAGCAGCATCAATAAATGAAATAATGGATTCTATTAACCAGACAGTTAAAACATCAGAACTAACAAATAAAGCTTTCAATCAAATATTTAATTCAATAAACCTTGTGGTTCAAGTCATAGAAGAAATAAATCATACCATGCAAGAACAATCAATCGGTAGCCAAGAAATTTTAAAAGCTTTAAATACAATGAGAGAAATAACATATGAAGTAAAAATAGGTTCAAATGAAATGTTTAGAGGAAATAAAGAAATAATAAACACAGTATCAGGTTTAGGAGAAATTAATATTACTGTCTCAAACTCAATGAAAGGATTAAAAGAAGAGATCAAAAAACTAATAGAAGCCATTGAAAGTATCAAAACTTTTGGAACAACAAATTCAGATCATATTACAAAAATTAACACAGATACAAATCAATTTAAAACAAAATAA
- a CDS encoding methyl-accepting chemotaxis protein, whose amino-acid sequence MREDLVSVKLKNMRFFLYLMLFIFICFGFLFLGQAYLNYRHEYLNRIEADFKLFSSNVAFKIKNKYDGAVSVLKNLIKDNNVLNVLHKVSNNFVSNVDLRFIDLNTSIALFLSSKGFNDISKIFQHIPLEANSLEGVFYIPVEKNVLISNKNFSFLDINNIIEDPIYFVPVKERSVYYSSYKRVRNKLYSLVSMPLINDNHAVLGVICFFVCFDSLFVDIANQLNSYFKLSNKNYEFFMIDRDFQPLLLNLNDLNINNFSENYANSVLSSVIEGVRSDPNIVKKILKHNTSSYFLSTSQIAGQVVQGVIFNMNHVPLKFQSNAIFFLGFVFVACLIIFCLCIKFVLPFFSDFKMLIEQKKEREDILKLDSTSEFKYKSFIFSYINTEFDNLFSKTTNIVNNIKFYVQELRGRLNEINIPEESIERVHNSLTTYDGIGDAFSKFEKAVMNILKDFESTSNPINEHNKNILDIAAKFEENTNAFYSIDKNLEVFNKVVVSNSASIDTVKSKVSELNSVFDSVNKNFSDLLSQTNNLQSANKLLVLISAQTNMLAMNAAIEAAKAGDAGKSFAVVAEEIRKLAINSGKYSTTIKDELKKVNNIISVISAEIDSIYKDFIDIQDNINNNSMQHERINVTLAKHVREIGEFKEQYLAHDIKIKDTKNMCKEIFNSYFVISGKFHNLNSDLSEFEVSKMSLDALETLREHILLINEFKEKIARMRNVVENMNNEFWDV is encoded by the coding sequence ATGCGTGAGGATTTGGTAAGTGTTAAATTAAAAAATATGAGATTTTTTCTCTATCTCATGCTTTTTATTTTTATTTGCTTTGGTTTTTTGTTTCTAGGTCAAGCTTATTTAAATTATAGACATGAATATTTAAATCGTATTGAGGCTGATTTTAAACTTTTTTCAAGTAATGTGGCTTTTAAGATCAAGAATAAATATGATGGTGCTGTTAGTGTTTTGAAAAATTTGATTAAGGATAATAATGTTTTAAATGTATTACATAAGGTTTCAAATAATTTTGTTTCAAATGTCGATTTAAGATTTATAGATTTAAATACAAGTATTGCTCTTTTTTTAAGTTCTAAAGGATTTAATGATATAAGTAAAATTTTTCAACATATTCCTCTTGAAGCTAATTCTTTAGAGGGAGTTTTTTATATTCCTGTAGAAAAAAATGTTTTAATTTCAAATAAAAATTTTTCATTTTTAGATATAAATAACATTATTGAGGATCCAATTTATTTTGTACCTGTAAAGGAGCGTAGTGTTTATTATTCAAGTTATAAGAGGGTAAGAAATAAGCTTTATTCTCTTGTAAGTATGCCACTTATAAATGATAATCATGCAGTATTAGGAGTAATTTGTTTTTTTGTTTGTTTTGATAGTTTATTTGTTGATATTGCAAATCAATTAAATTCTTATTTTAAACTTAGCAATAAAAATTATGAATTTTTTATGATTGATAGAGATTTTCAACCTTTATTGTTAAATCTTAATGACTTAAATATTAATAATTTTTCAGAAAATTATGCAAATAGTGTGCTAAGTAGTGTTATAGAAGGTGTTAGAAGCGATCCTAATATTGTTAAAAAAATTTTAAAGCATAATACTTCTTCTTATTTTTTAAGTACTTCTCAGATTGCTGGACAGGTAGTTCAAGGCGTTATTTTTAATATGAATCATGTTCCTTTGAAATTTCAATCAAATGCAATATTTTTCTTAGGTTTTGTATTTGTTGCTTGTCTTATCATATTTTGTCTATGTATCAAGTTTGTTTTACCCTTTTTTAGTGATTTTAAAATGTTAATTGAGCAAAAAAAGGAAAGAGAGGATATTTTAAAGCTTGATTCTACCTCAGAATTCAAATATAAATCTTTTATCTTCTCTTATATTAATACTGAATTTGATAATTTGTTTTCAAAGACTACTAATATCGTTAATAATATTAAATTTTATGTACAGGAATTAAGAGGACGTTTAAACGAAATTAATATACCAGAAGAAAGTATAGAAAGAGTGCATAATAGTCTTACTACTTATGATGGTATAGGAGATGCTTTTTCTAAATTTGAAAAAGCAGTTATGAATATTTTAAAAGATTTTGAATCGACATCTAATCCAATTAATGAGCATAATAAAAATATATTGGATATTGCTGCTAAATTTGAAGAGAATACTAATGCTTTTTATTCAATAGATAAAAATTTAGAAGTTTTTAATAAAGTTGTAGTGTCAAATTCTGCAAGTATTGATACAGTAAAGAGTAAAGTTTCTGAATTGAATTCTGTATTTGATAGTGTAAATAAAAATTTCTCCGACCTTTTGTCTCAAACCAATAATCTTCAAAGTGCAAATAAGCTTTTGGTGTTAATATCAGCTCAGACTAATATGCTTGCAATGAATGCAGCTATTGAGGCAGCAAAAGCAGGGGATGCTGGTAAGAGTTTTGCGGTTGTTGCAGAAGAAATTAGAAAACTTGCTATTAATTCTGGTAAGTACTCAACGACTATCAAGGATGAACTTAAAAAGGTTAATAATATCATTTCAGTTATAAGTGCAGAAATTGATTCTATTTATAAAGATTTCATTGATATTCAAGATAACATTAATAATAATTCTATGCAACATGAGAGAATTAATGTTACTCTTGCTAAACATGTGAGAGAAATAGGTGAATTTAAAGAGCAGTATTTAGCTCATGACATTAAAATTAAAGATACTAAAAATATGTGTAAAGAAATATTTAATAGTTATTTTGTTATTAGTGGCAAATTTCATAATTTGAATAGTGATCTGAGTGAATTTGAGGTTTCTAAAATGAGTTTAGATGCATTAGAAACTTTGCGTGAACATATACTTTTGATTAATGAGTTTAAAGAAAAAATTGCTAGAATGAGAAATGTTGTTGAGAATATGAATAATGAATTTTGGGATGTGTAG
- the murB gene encoding UDP-N-acetylmuramate dehydrogenase, with product MLENINNFLKKINIQPQTTNLANYTTYKIGGISKLFLIPKTIEDAKHIFKTAIQEKIKIFILGGGSNILINDEEEINFPIIYTKHLNKIEIHDNQITAECGTNFNDLCNFALKNELSGLEFIYGLPGTLGGAIWMNARCFGSEISDILDKIIFIDENGNFICKKFNKNEFAYKISPFQNKNTAILKATLNLKKGNKKHIEKIMKQNKQIRINKGHYLFPSSGSTFKNNKNFLKPTGQIIEECNLKGLQIGGAKVSHYHGNFIINNNKATSREVKTLIDKIKTQVQIKTGFLLEEEILYIGFNQKN from the coding sequence ATGTTAGAGAACATAAATAATTTTCTTAAAAAGATAAATATTCAACCTCAAACAACAAATCTGGCAAATTATACAACTTATAAAATAGGGGGTATTTCTAAATTATTCTTAATCCCTAAAACAATCGAAGATGCAAAACATATATTTAAAACAGCAATACAAGAAAAAATTAAAATATTTATTTTAGGGGGAGGCTCAAATATATTAATAAACGATGAAGAAGAAATTAATTTTCCTATTATCTATACTAAACATTTAAATAAAATTGAAATTCATGACAATCAAATTACTGCAGAATGCGGAACCAATTTTAACGATCTATGTAACTTTGCATTGAAAAATGAATTAAGCGGACTAGAGTTTATATATGGACTTCCTGGAACACTTGGGGGCGCAATTTGGATGAATGCAAGATGTTTTGGAAGTGAAATTTCTGACATATTAGATAAAATCATCTTTATAGATGAAAATGGAAATTTTATATGTAAAAAATTTAACAAAAATGAATTTGCATATAAAATTTCGCCTTTTCAAAACAAAAATACTGCAATATTAAAAGCAACGCTAAATTTAAAGAAAGGTAATAAAAAACATATTGAAAAAATTATGAAACAAAATAAGCAAATAAGAATCAATAAAGGACATTACCTCTTTCCAAGTAGCGGAAGCACATTTAAAAACAATAAAAATTTTTTAAAACCCACTGGACAAATAATTGAAGAATGCAATTTAAAAGGACTTCAAATTGGAGGAGCAAAAGTATCACATTATCATGGCAATTTTATTATTAATAATAATAAAGCTACCTCTAGAGAGGTTAAAACACTTATTGATAAAATAAAAACTCAAGTTCAAATAAAAACAGGATTTTTACTTGAAGAAGAAATACTATATATAGGATTTAATCAAAAAAATTAA
- a CDS encoding cysteine--tRNA ligase, with the protein MLLKLYNTKTKCLSEVKNLSETKIYACGPTVYNYAHIGNLRTYIFEDLLIKSLKLFKYNVNYAMNITDIGHLTGDFDDGEDKVVKAAKERGLTVCEIGKFFTKAFFDDCKKLNILHPDKVLVASEYILDMIEVVKVLEKNGFTYFVNGNVYFDISRFKNYGQMAGINLNDINENSVSRVELDLSKRNKSDFVLWFTNSKFQNQEMKWDSPWGFGYPSWHLECATMNLNYFNSTLNIHLGGIDHIRVHHVNEIAIMECYLGKNWCDMFIHGEFLIMENEKMSKSNNDFITIKNLEDEGFSPLDFRYFCLTAHYRTQLKFTFHSLKACKVARENLLSKLTSCYSSLSQFDISLLSQDDENIEFILEHKYYDSFLERIAFDLNIPKVLALLWDIVRDNNLSSLAKLKLAFKFDEVLSLGLREEILREIDRSRIVIDDVMNSLIEERRLAKLKKDFKRADEIREYCRSKGFILIDTEEGTKVKRG; encoded by the coding sequence ATGCTTCTTAAGTTATACAATACAAAAACAAAATGTTTATCTGAAGTAAAGAACTTAAGTGAAACTAAGATTTATGCTTGTGGTCCTACTGTTTATAATTATGCCCATATAGGCAATCTTAGAACTTATATTTTTGAGGATCTTCTTATTAAATCTTTAAAGTTATTTAAGTATAATGTTAATTATGCAATGAATATTACTGATATTGGGCATTTAACAGGTGATTTTGATGATGGAGAAGATAAGGTAGTAAAGGCTGCAAAAGAGAGAGGTCTTACTGTTTGTGAGATTGGCAAGTTTTTTACAAAAGCTTTTTTTGATGATTGTAAAAAGTTAAATATTTTACATCCTGATAAAGTACTTGTTGCAAGTGAATACATTTTGGATATGATAGAAGTAGTCAAAGTTCTTGAAAAGAATGGATTTACTTATTTTGTAAATGGTAATGTTTATTTTGATATTTCTCGTTTTAAAAATTATGGGCAGATGGCTGGCATTAATCTAAATGATATTAATGAAAATTCCGTTTCTAGAGTTGAGTTAGATCTTTCAAAAAGGAATAAATCAGATTTTGTTTTATGGTTTACAAATTCAAAATTTCAAAATCAAGAAATGAAGTGGGATTCTCCTTGGGGATTTGGCTATCCAAGTTGGCATTTAGAATGTGCAACAATGAATTTGAATTATTTTAATAGTACTCTTAATATTCATTTGGGGGGTATTGATCATATTAGAGTGCATCATGTAAATGAAATAGCTATAATGGAATGTTATTTAGGTAAAAACTGGTGTGACATGTTTATTCATGGTGAATTTTTGATTATGGAAAATGAAAAGATGTCAAAGTCAAATAATGATTTTATTACTATAAAAAACTTAGAAGATGAGGGATTTTCACCTTTAGATTTTAGATATTTTTGTTTAACTGCTCATTATAGGACACAACTTAAATTTACATTTCATAGTTTAAAAGCTTGCAAAGTGGCTAGAGAAAATTTGCTTAGTAAGTTGACCTCTTGTTATTCTTCATTAAGTCAATTTGATATTAGTTTACTTAGTCAGGATGATGAAAATATTGAGTTTATATTGGAACATAAATATTATGATAGTTTTTTAGAAAGAATAGCTTTTGATTTGAATATTCCTAAAGTGTTGGCTTTGCTTTGGGATATTGTGAGGGATAATAATTTAAGCTCTCTTGCAAAACTTAAACTTGCATTTAAATTTGATGAAGTTTTGTCTCTTGGATTACGGGAAGAAATTTTGAGAGAAATTGACAGGAGTAGGATAGTTATTGATGATGTTATGAATTCTTTGATTGAAGAGAGACGACTTGCCAAATTGAAAAAAG